The Streptomyces sp. DH-12 genome has a window encoding:
- a CDS encoding LamG-like jellyroll fold domain-containing protein, whose translation MWGRSRGSVRVVGVLLGAVLAVGSTPALTGEAVADAPDSPVSPKSAAKAAAHGDGGLTEAEALAKAKRTGEPVEVVSLRGEASEVFATPDGRLQAREYLRPVWTRIRGGWKRIDTGLTATSEGTIAPETSTIDLEFSGGGESPLVRMKRAGRELSLTWPTPLPKPEVAGPVATYLSVLPDVDLRMTAQQDGFTQLLVVKSAEAAASPELAQLRLELDTRGLSVEETEEGGLQALDKGAESPVFEAPRPMMWDSSPGESPAGAEPGKAAAGEKTEGRSASADAAAESGDQPGAGESGKLAPVGVEVAEGQDELVLTPDADVLKGEDTEYPVFIDPQWYTPKAAAWTMVSKYWAGSPQWKFNGDSDSGLGYCDWNYCKPHDTKRLFYRIPVSRFAGRSILSAEFVVRNTWSASCSDRGVQLWRTKDISSSTTWNSQNTSGFWVDHLKTESFAYGYDGCAAKDAEFDVKSAVQQAANGKWSTMTFGLRASSESDGYGWKRFSDDAYLRVEYNRPPAQLKMSQLTMTYGGTCKTPSSLARVRTLGTIRANNVTDPDGDNVGVQFQAKWDGGSWSPTRAAGKASGSSFAISLPSSIPKNKTVRWYARVFDGAQYSPWSHAGAASACYFVYDTSVPQAPAVSSGEYPESDPANPEDPWYDGVGQYGSFTVDGVDSDVTTYWYGINGDPTSKNKITTSGGAARIAKVLPARPGVNFFTAQAFDSAGNGSEIRTYQYRVKAGQPDRATWQLDEGAGASQAKGSTPPRTLKLLGGTTAEAEGAVGTAVRFNGTDGYADTDLSPVNTTQGFTVSAWVNFDQQPTRSMVVATQPGNIMAGFELYYSPVHGWVFNQHASDTAGAASVMAKAATPAPVTVGEWTHVAGSYDATLDRLRLYVDGRLVGEKSWSTPWNARRGLRIGAGSYSGTPGNFFSGAIDDVQVFSRQLEDSEVTQLHAKQTVGDPGPPAIAVFPMDEAAGATEIVGHGGVIPATYHGTVTTGVPGVAGKAARFDGTTGYAKAGETSAPHVNTFRSFTVSAWAKLDSLAAESGVVVLQAGKERPGMELYYSAAAQQWAFAQYTADSADAGIARVTQPAGAKAYAGEWAHLVGVHDTDDNTLTLYVNGTKAGSVTQNSPFYADRSMYIGVGDFSGARQYFFPGAVDDVRVMDRPVSAEEVQQMFKQRPLVKGRWLLDQATTTTPATSPDASVENRALVLGGGAKTGFGWVDDGALELDGIDDHAATATAVVDTNASFTVMGWAQAAGTPADSAAVLSMPGTTNSAFAVRHVPAPGDEDDAGRWEISMPDSDSAGATVARVENHRFYDARDWNHLALVYDGSTKEVRLYVNGELEEVACADGDGDGESDDTTCADRMSWAENVLSYKATGGLQIGRARTSGEWGEYWPGSVDDVWAFQGALSELQVARLSLGWPGIPTEVPGDG comes from the coding sequence ATGTGGGGCCGAAGTCGAGGCAGCGTCAGGGTTGTTGGCGTCCTGCTGGGCGCAGTGTTGGCCGTCGGGTCGACCCCGGCGCTGACCGGTGAGGCCGTGGCCGATGCGCCGGATTCACCGGTTTCGCCGAAAAGCGCGGCGAAGGCTGCCGCCCATGGCGACGGTGGCCTCACGGAGGCCGAAGCGCTGGCCAAGGCCAAAAGAACGGGCGAACCCGTAGAGGTGGTGTCGCTGCGCGGGGAGGCGAGCGAGGTCTTCGCGACTCCGGACGGCCGCTTGCAGGCGCGTGAATACCTGCGTCCGGTCTGGACCCGCATCCGCGGCGGCTGGAAGCGGATCGACACCGGCCTGACGGCCACGAGCGAGGGCACCATCGCCCCCGAGACGTCGACGATAGATCTGGAGTTCTCCGGCGGGGGAGAGAGCCCGCTGGTGCGTATGAAGCGCGCCGGGCGTGAGCTGAGCCTGACCTGGCCGACGCCGCTGCCGAAGCCCGAGGTCGCGGGTCCGGTTGCCACGTACCTGTCGGTGCTGCCGGATGTCGATCTGCGGATGACGGCGCAGCAGGACGGGTTCACCCAGTTGCTGGTGGTCAAGTCGGCCGAGGCCGCCGCGAGTCCGGAACTCGCCCAGTTGCGGCTGGAGCTGGATACACGCGGTCTGTCGGTGGAGGAGACCGAAGAGGGGGGACTGCAGGCACTCGACAAGGGAGCCGAGTCACCGGTCTTCGAAGCTCCGCGGCCGATGATGTGGGACTCAAGTCCGGGAGAGAGCCCGGCGGGCGCGGAACCGGGCAAGGCAGCAGCAGGGGAGAAGACGGAAGGCAGGAGTGCGTCGGCCGACGCGGCAGCGGAGTCGGGCGATCAGCCGGGCGCGGGGGAGTCGGGCAAGCTCGCTCCCGTCGGGGTCGAGGTGGCGGAAGGGCAGGACGAACTGGTCCTGACGCCGGACGCGGACGTACTGAAGGGGGAGGACACCGAGTACCCGGTGTTCATCGACCCGCAGTGGTACACGCCCAAGGCCGCCGCATGGACGATGGTGTCCAAGTACTGGGCCGGTTCGCCGCAGTGGAAGTTCAACGGCGACTCCGACTCGGGCCTGGGCTACTGCGACTGGAACTACTGCAAGCCCCACGACACCAAACGCCTCTTCTACCGCATTCCCGTATCCAGGTTCGCGGGACGCAGCATCCTGTCGGCCGAGTTCGTCGTGCGCAACACCTGGTCGGCGTCGTGCTCCGACCGGGGCGTGCAACTGTGGCGCACGAAGGACATATCGTCGTCGACGACCTGGAACTCCCAGAACACCTCGGGCTTCTGGGTCGACCACCTCAAGACCGAGAGCTTCGCCTACGGATACGACGGGTGCGCCGCCAAGGACGCAGAGTTCGACGTGAAGTCCGCGGTGCAGCAAGCCGCGAACGGCAAGTGGTCGACGATGACCTTCGGTCTGCGGGCGTCGAGCGAGAGCGACGGGTACGGCTGGAAGCGGTTCTCGGACGATGCCTACCTCCGGGTCGAGTACAACCGCCCGCCGGCCCAGCTGAAGATGTCGCAGCTCACGATGACGTACGGCGGTACCTGCAAGACCCCGTCCTCCCTCGCCCGCGTCCGCACCCTCGGCACGATCCGCGCGAACAACGTCACCGATCCTGACGGGGACAACGTCGGTGTGCAGTTCCAGGCGAAGTGGGACGGAGGCTCGTGGAGTCCGACCCGCGCGGCGGGTAAGGCGTCGGGCTCGTCGTTCGCGATCTCCCTGCCGTCGTCGATCCCGAAGAACAAGACCGTCCGCTGGTACGCCAGGGTCTTCGACGGGGCGCAGTACTCACCGTGGTCACATGCCGGGGCCGCGTCGGCGTGCTACTTCGTCTACGACACCAGCGTGCCCCAGGCGCCGGCCGTGAGCTCGGGCGAGTACCCGGAGTCGGATCCGGCCAACCCCGAGGACCCCTGGTACGACGGGGTGGGCCAGTACGGGTCGTTCACCGTCGACGGGGTCGACTCGGACGTGACGACGTACTGGTACGGCATCAACGGGGACCCGACCTCGAAAAACAAGATCACCACCTCGGGCGGTGCCGCGCGGATCGCGAAGGTGCTGCCGGCCAGGCCCGGCGTGAACTTCTTCACGGCGCAGGCCTTCGACTCGGCCGGTAACGGCAGTGAGATCCGCACCTACCAGTACCGGGTGAAGGCCGGGCAGCCGGACCGGGCGACATGGCAGCTGGACGAGGGCGCGGGGGCGAGTCAGGCGAAGGGATCGACACCCCCGCGCACCCTGAAGCTGCTCGGTGGCACGACCGCCGAAGCCGAAGGCGCGGTCGGCACAGCGGTGCGGTTCAACGGCACGGACGGATATGCCGACACCGACCTCTCGCCGGTCAACACCACACAGGGCTTCACCGTCTCCGCGTGGGTCAACTTCGACCAGCAACCCACCCGCTCGATGGTGGTGGCGACCCAGCCCGGCAACATCATGGCCGGCTTCGAGCTCTATTACTCCCCGGTCCACGGCTGGGTGTTCAACCAGCATGCGTCGGACACCGCCGGTGCCGCATCGGTCATGGCGAAGGCCGCCACGCCCGCCCCGGTCACGGTGGGCGAGTGGACGCACGTCGCCGGGTCCTACGACGCGACACTGGACCGGCTGCGCCTGTACGTCGACGGTCGACTGGTCGGCGAGAAGTCCTGGTCGACTCCCTGGAACGCCCGCCGCGGTCTGAGGATCGGGGCCGGTTCCTACAGCGGAACGCCCGGCAACTTCTTCTCCGGCGCCATCGACGACGTGCAGGTCTTCAGCCGGCAGCTGGAGGACAGCGAGGTCACTCAGCTGCACGCGAAGCAGACCGTCGGCGACCCGGGCCCGCCCGCGATCGCGGTGTTCCCCATGGACGAGGCAGCCGGCGCGACGGAGATCGTCGGACACGGCGGAGTGATCCCGGCGACCTACCACGGAACGGTCACCACGGGCGTGCCGGGAGTCGCGGGCAAGGCCGCCCGCTTCGACGGCACCACCGGCTACGCGAAGGCCGGCGAAACGAGCGCCCCGCACGTGAACACCTTCCGCAGCTTCACCGTCTCGGCCTGGGCCAAACTGGACTCCCTGGCGGCCGAAAGCGGCGTGGTGGTGCTGCAGGCCGGCAAGGAACGGCCCGGGATGGAGCTGTACTACTCCGCCGCCGCCCAGCAGTGGGCCTTCGCCCAGTACACCGCGGACTCGGCGGACGCGGGCATCGCCCGTGTCACGCAGCCCGCCGGCGCAAAGGCCTACGCCGGGGAGTGGGCGCACCTGGTCGGCGTGCACGACACGGACGACAACACGCTCACCCTGTACGTGAACGGCACGAAGGCCGGCTCCGTCACCCAGAACAGCCCCTTCTACGCCGACAGATCGATGTACATCGGCGTCGGCGACTTCAGCGGAGCGAGGCAGTACTTCTTTCCCGGCGCCGTTGACGACGTACGGGTGATGGACCGGCCGGTCTCCGCCGAGGAGGTGCAGCAGATGTTCAAGCAGCGGCCGCTGGTCAAGGGCCGCTGGCTGCTGGACCAAGCCACCACGACCACCCCGGCCACCAGTCCCGACGCCTCGGTCGAGAACCGGGCACTGGTCCTGGGCGGCGGTGCGAAGACCGGCTTCGGCTGGGTTGACGACGGAGCCCTGGAACTGGACGGCATCGACGACCATGCCGCGACCGCCACGGCCGTCGTCGACACGAACGCCAGCTTCACGGTGATGGGCTGGGCCCAGGCCGCAGGCACGCCTGCCGACAGCGCGGCCGTCCTGAGTATGCCCGGCACGACCAACAGCGCTTTCGCGGTACGACATGTACCTGCGCCCGGGGATGAGGACGACGCCGGGCGTTGGGAGATCTCGATGCCGGACTCCGACTCGGCGGGCGCCACAGTCGCGCGAGTGGAGAACCACCGGTTCTACGACGCACGGGACTGGAACCATCTGGCGCTCGTGTACGACGGCTCCACCAAGGAAGTCCGGCTGTACGTGAACGGCGAGTTGGAAGAGGTCGCCTGTGCGGACGGGGACGGCGACGGCGAGTCCGACGACACCACCTGCGCCGACCGGATGTCGTGGGCCGAGAACGTGCTGTCGTACAAGGCCACGGGCGGACTGCAGATCGGCCGGGCCAGAACCTCCGGGGAGTGGGGCGAGTACTGGCCCGGATCCGTCGATGACGTGTGGGCTTTCCAGGGTGCGCTGAGCGAGTTGCAGGTCGCCCGCCTGTCGCTGGGCTGGCCGGGGATCCCCACCGAGGTACCCGGCGATGGCTGA
- a CDS encoding polymorphic toxin-type HINT domain-containing protein — MNGRSRTRVPALRRRIALASATVMIGTLLQVAAQPASVAADRGTGRPDLPASEKPVEVSAVPVIPRTPTKGPRTPAKTPRAAWPLAGVATIDPPEDSSSVVRVKGLPLAVGGKQAPEKVRARMFDRETARRVGADGLLFSLEADEPDTTTKRKGAVVRARLDYSSIAEAFGGGYGDRLRLVELPACALTTPAKAACREATPIEAVNDTESAALTAPSVPLKASGATVLAAVADDASMGGDYKATPLSSSAQWSTSLNTGDFSWSYAMNVPDVPGGLLPSVGISYSSGSVDGRSGNSNNQGSWVGDGFDMWPGSIERRYKSCMDDGVKHADGGKPADLCWAYDNAFISFNGKGGELVPDGTDAFRLRDDDGTKIQRMRGSSSDVRANGARNDEYWKVTTPDGVQYYFGYNRLPGWTDGKETTNSTWTAPVFGDDANEPCHASSFADSWCQQGWRWNLDYVVDPHGNAIAYYYDKEWNSYGRNLDEKANTRYVRGGSLDRIEYGLRSSAMYAQPLAKVDFTSGKRCLPDGNTTCGDIDEDASYWYDTPWDLNCDEGATCDQGRLAPVFFTQKRLSSVATQVLKSGAYTNVDSWELVHRWGMADTDYQLLLHSVQRTGHSATPAITLPKTTFGYIQRANRLDKTGDGYAPFIKARLSSVADEAGGQIDVGYSAPVCDAGSLPTPQTNTTRCFPQYIGGSSSDDPDLHWFNKYVVSTVTLTDRTGGAPDQVTSYEYLDGAAWHYDDDDGLTEEKEKTWSQWRGYGHVRVKTGGPGGAAAMKSQADTYFLRGMDGDRLAPSGGTKSVDVTLGNGEGGSITDHESAAGFAYKTVQYSGPGGRVLSKAVNRPWHHETAKRTRSWGTVTANLTGTAQVRSWTSLDDGAGVKWRTTTVNNSFDTAAGRITRIDDRGDDATTADDRCTRTTYPAAGAILTLPARAETVAMNCAGTPDRAKDVISDLRTAYDGRAYDAAPTKGDATATAVLKSHDGTTATYTESGATYDAYGRKLTSTDLTGTLTVVSGTLTRAARTDGLTTTTAYTPSTGFPTSAKVTTPPATSGDSSTALSTTTTNDPARGVPLTQTDSNDRVTNFAYDALGRTTKVWLADRRKSDIPTYEYTYKVTGDDPIAVGTKVIGNDNSQIASYVLYDGFLRPRQSQSPGPKGGRLLTDTFYDERGLTVTEFLPYYAASAPSTSLVEPKDALGVETQNRYTHDGLGRQIEHRQISGNGDGGKLLNTTRTLHGGDRTTVIPPEGGTATTTLTDARGQTTELRQHHQRIPEASYDTTEYAFTPAGHLSKVTDPAGNEWDFAYDLLGQMTRSDDPDKGTTRYHYDDRGRLTSTVDARDTTLVNVYDGLGRKTELRSGSVTGPLRAKWTYDTLSRAKGYLAKTTRYADDGLAYTSEVVARDGLYRPLRTSVTIPESEANTGLAGTYLSGASYKSSGLISSVGLPKAGSLAASTMAYAYEDDTLRPIAVEGPVGIKATTSYSSTGKPLQYELSDSDSKKSWVTNEYERGTQRLASTRVDRQDVPGVDQASTFRYDEAGNVLSVSDTSRSGTDTQCFTYDHLRRLTEAWTQSTTACASAPGAPVLGGPAPYWTSYGYDKTGNRSTEVQHDITGDTTKDVTSTYDYPDPGAASVRPHGLKAVTRVGAGVTSGDSYTYDAIGNTDTRTLGDGTTQDLEWDAEGKLAKVTEPVEGGSPKVTEYVYDVDGNRLIARTPTETTLYLGNTEITVAKGSSTPRGTRYIDLGGGHTAVQEDDGTVSFTTADHHGTALLAIEATTQKLTQRRTLPFGGIRGEEPVDWPGTKGFVGGTQDISTGLTHLGAREYDPSTGRFLSVDPIMDLTDPQQINGYTYSNNNPLTFSDPSGLYCDGCSVNNPDSVWHPSKGNGPGCTHYTCYDQDGNDLAGGSGGGGESTSSPAVTINVTEKNGAVFIENIQVPAARELAARFPQYEEREQQLKAWADLKCFDPDTSPEAFCNAAESLGLVNRDRTPFSKFVVALVAPDFDAWKSCIGGESIKSCGRAALDLPWGRVFKGAKLLKCSANSFTSGTEVLMADGSRKQIEDVEIGDQVLATDPVTGKTEVKTVTAEITGEGPKNLVTLSISVDGEEVRVTATDGHPFWVPGLDEWIDAGRLTVGQELHTVSRKTVRITGIALTQRPAVVHNLTVTDLHTYYVLAGKTPVLVHNSNCDILPTPSVSDSKLQNLVDDLYKGTTNTARTGDGTTMSAIREELSSGQLVHGRNHVAKGNQYAKALNKWISRNHRDGDPHDLIVARSLLADLKSALAGN; from the coding sequence ATGAACGGTAGATCCCGGACGCGAGTCCCTGCCCTGCGCCGCCGCATCGCTCTGGCCTCGGCCACGGTGATGATCGGTACCTTGCTCCAGGTGGCGGCCCAGCCCGCGTCGGTCGCGGCCGACCGCGGCACCGGCCGCCCCGACCTGCCCGCGTCGGAAAAACCGGTAGAGGTCTCGGCCGTCCCGGTGATCCCGCGTACCCCGACGAAGGGCCCGCGCACTCCCGCGAAGACCCCGCGGGCGGCCTGGCCGCTGGCAGGCGTGGCGACCATCGACCCGCCAGAGGACTCCTCGTCCGTCGTTCGAGTGAAGGGGCTGCCTCTGGCGGTCGGCGGCAAGCAGGCGCCCGAGAAGGTGCGGGCCCGGATGTTCGACCGGGAGACCGCCAGACGGGTCGGCGCCGACGGTCTGCTGTTCAGTCTGGAAGCCGACGAGCCGGACACCACCACGAAGCGGAAGGGGGCCGTCGTACGGGCTCGGCTCGACTATTCCTCCATCGCCGAGGCGTTCGGTGGCGGTTATGGCGACCGGCTGCGCCTGGTCGAGTTGCCGGCCTGCGCGCTCACCACCCCGGCCAAGGCCGCCTGCCGTGAGGCCACTCCCATCGAGGCGGTCAACGACACCGAGTCGGCGGCCCTCACCGCACCGAGCGTCCCGCTGAAGGCTTCCGGCGCCACCGTCCTTGCTGCCGTCGCCGACGACGCGAGCATGGGCGGCGACTACAAGGCCACCCCGTTGTCGTCGTCGGCGCAGTGGAGCACCAGCCTCAACACCGGCGACTTCTCGTGGTCGTACGCGATGAACGTGCCCGATGTGCCGGGCGGGTTGCTGCCGAGCGTAGGGATCTCGTACTCCTCCGGATCCGTCGACGGCCGTTCCGGCAACTCCAACAACCAGGGCTCCTGGGTCGGCGACGGCTTCGACATGTGGCCCGGCTCCATCGAGCGACGCTACAAGTCCTGCATGGACGACGGGGTCAAGCACGCCGACGGTGGGAAGCCGGCCGATCTGTGCTGGGCGTACGACAACGCGTTCATCTCCTTCAACGGCAAGGGGGGCGAGTTGGTGCCGGACGGCACCGACGCCTTCCGGCTGCGCGACGACGACGGCACCAAGATCCAACGGATGCGCGGCTCCTCCTCCGACGTGCGAGCCAACGGCGCGCGGAACGACGAGTACTGGAAAGTCACCACTCCGGACGGAGTGCAGTACTACTTCGGCTACAACCGGCTGCCCGGCTGGACCGACGGCAAGGAGACCACCAACTCCACTTGGACCGCCCCGGTTTTCGGCGATGACGCCAACGAACCGTGCCATGCTTCGTCGTTCGCCGACTCCTGGTGCCAGCAGGGCTGGCGGTGGAACCTCGACTACGTCGTCGACCCGCACGGCAACGCGATCGCGTACTACTACGACAAGGAGTGGAACTCCTACGGTCGCAACCTGGACGAGAAGGCCAACACGCGATACGTGCGAGGCGGCAGCCTCGACCGGATCGAGTACGGTCTGCGCTCCTCCGCCATGTACGCGCAGCCCCTGGCAAAGGTCGACTTCACCAGCGGTAAACGCTGCCTGCCCGACGGGAACACCACCTGCGGCGACATCGACGAGGACGCCTCTTACTGGTACGACACCCCGTGGGACCTGAACTGCGACGAAGGCGCCACCTGTGATCAGGGCCGACTCGCCCCGGTGTTCTTCACCCAAAAGCGGCTGTCCTCTGTCGCCACCCAGGTGCTGAAGTCCGGTGCCTACACGAACGTCGACTCCTGGGAGCTCGTTCACCGCTGGGGTATGGCCGACACCGATTACCAACTGCTGCTGCACTCCGTGCAGCGCACCGGGCACAGCGCCACTCCGGCGATCACTCTCCCGAAGACCACGTTCGGGTACATCCAGCGAGCCAACCGGCTCGACAAGACCGGTGACGGATATGCGCCGTTCATCAAGGCACGACTGAGCAGCGTCGCCGACGAGGCGGGCGGCCAGATCGACGTCGGCTATTCGGCGCCGGTCTGCGACGCGGGGTCCCTGCCCACTCCGCAGACCAACACCACCCGTTGCTTCCCGCAGTACATCGGCGGCAGCTCCTCCGACGATCCGGACCTGCACTGGTTCAACAAGTACGTCGTCTCCACCGTCACTCTCACCGACCGCACCGGCGGCGCACCGGACCAGGTCACTTCGTACGAGTACCTGGATGGCGCCGCCTGGCACTACGACGACGATGACGGGCTGACCGAGGAGAAGGAGAAGACCTGGTCCCAGTGGCGCGGTTACGGCCACGTCCGGGTGAAGACGGGTGGGCCGGGTGGCGCGGCAGCGATGAAATCACAGGCCGACACCTACTTCCTGCGCGGCATGGACGGCGACCGCCTCGCGCCCAGCGGCGGCACCAAGTCGGTCGACGTCACTCTCGGCAACGGTGAAGGCGGCTCGATCACCGACCACGAGTCGGCCGCAGGATTCGCCTACAAGACCGTGCAGTACTCCGGCCCCGGCGGCCGGGTACTGAGCAAGGCCGTGAACCGGCCCTGGCACCATGAGACCGCGAAGCGAACCCGCTCCTGGGGCACGGTGACAGCCAACCTCACCGGCACCGCCCAGGTCCGCTCATGGACCTCGCTGGACGACGGCGCGGGCGTCAAGTGGCGTACGACCACGGTGAACAACTCCTTCGACACCGCTGCGGGCCGCATCACCCGTATCGACGACCGCGGCGATGATGCCACCACTGCCGACGACCGGTGCACCCGTACGACCTATCCGGCGGCCGGCGCGATCCTCACTCTGCCCGCTCGCGCGGAGACCGTCGCCATGAACTGCGCCGGGACGCCCGACCGCGCCAAGGACGTCATCTCCGACCTGCGCACCGCTTATGACGGCCGGGCCTACGACGCCGCGCCGACCAAGGGCGACGCAACGGCGACCGCTGTCCTCAAGTCCCACGACGGCACAACGGCCACCTACACGGAGAGCGGTGCGACCTATGACGCCTACGGCCGCAAGCTCACCAGCACCGACCTCACCGGCACTCTCACCGTCGTCTCCGGCACCCTGACCCGCGCCGCGCGCACAGATGGCCTGACGACGACCACTGCCTACACCCCGTCGACCGGCTTCCCCACCTCCGCGAAGGTCACCACGCCTCCTGCGACGTCTGGTGACAGCAGCACTGCGCTGTCCACGACCACGACGAACGACCCGGCACGCGGAGTGCCGCTGACTCAGACCGACAGCAACGACAGGGTCACCAACTTCGCCTACGACGCGCTCGGCCGTACCACCAAGGTCTGGCTCGCCGACCGGCGTAAGAGTGACATCCCCACCTACGAGTACACGTACAAGGTCACCGGGGACGACCCGATCGCGGTCGGTACCAAAGTCATCGGCAACGACAATTCCCAGATCGCCTCGTACGTGCTCTACGACGGTTTCCTGCGACCTCGCCAGTCCCAGTCCCCGGGCCCCAAGGGCGGACGGCTGCTCACCGACACCTTCTACGACGAACGCGGCTTGACGGTAACGGAATTTCTGCCCTATTACGCTGCCTCCGCGCCCTCCACATCGCTGGTTGAACCAAAGGACGCGCTCGGTGTGGAGACCCAGAACCGTTATACCCACGACGGCCTCGGCCGGCAGATCGAGCACCGGCAGATCTCCGGCAACGGAGACGGCGGCAAGCTCCTCAACACCACCCGCACGCTCCACGGCGGCGACCGCACCACCGTGATCCCACCCGAGGGCGGCACCGCCACCACCACCCTCACCGATGCCCGCGGGCAGACCACCGAACTGCGCCAGCACCACCAGCGCATCCCGGAGGCCTCGTACGACACCACCGAGTACGCCTTCACTCCGGCAGGCCACCTCTCCAAGGTGACTGATCCGGCAGGCAACGAGTGGGACTTCGCGTACGACCTGCTCGGCCAGATGACGCGGTCCGACGACCCGGACAAGGGCACCACTCGCTACCACTACGACGACCGGGGCCGGCTCACCTCCACGGTCGACGCCCGCGACACCACGCTCGTCAATGTCTACGACGGCCTCGGCCGCAAGACCGAACTGCGCTCCGGTTCCGTCACGGGCCCGCTGCGCGCCAAGTGGACCTACGACACGCTCAGCAGAGCCAAGGGATACCTCGCAAAGACCACCCGTTACGCCGACGACGGACTGGCCTACACATCCGAGGTGGTTGCCCGTGACGGGCTCTACCGGCCGCTGCGCACCTCGGTGACGATCCCGGAGTCCGAGGCCAACACCGGTTTGGCCGGCACGTACCTCTCGGGCGCCTCATACAAGTCGTCCGGTCTGATCTCCAGTGTGGGGCTGCCCAAGGCAGGCTCCCTGGCCGCGTCGACGATGGCTTACGCCTACGAGGACGACACGCTGCGGCCCATCGCCGTGGAAGGCCCCGTGGGCATCAAGGCCACCACGTCGTACAGCTCGACCGGCAAACCTTTGCAGTACGAACTGTCCGACTCGGACAGCAAGAAATCCTGGGTCACCAATGAGTACGAGCGAGGTACTCAGCGGCTGGCGTCCACCCGCGTCGACCGCCAGGACGTCCCGGGCGTCGACCAAGCCTCCACCTTCCGTTATGACGAGGCCGGCAACGTCCTCTCCGTCTCGGACACCTCCCGCTCCGGCACGGACACCCAGTGCTTCACCTACGACCACCTGCGCCGTCTGACAGAAGCCTGGACCCAGTCCACCACCGCCTGCGCGAGCGCGCCCGGAGCCCCGGTGCTCGGCGGCCCAGCCCCGTACTGGACCTCCTACGGTTACGACAAGACCGGCAACCGCAGCACCGAGGTCCAGCACGACATCACCGGTGACACCACGAAGGACGTCACCAGCACGTACGACTACCCGGATCCGGGTGCGGCCTCGGTCCGTCCGCACGGCCTGAAGGCGGTCACCCGCGTGGGGGCCGGCGTGACGTCCGGCGACTCCTACACCTACGACGCCATCGGCAACACTGACACCCGCACCCTGGGGGACGGCACCACACAGGATCTGGAGTGGGACGCCGAAGGCAAGCTCGCCAAGGTCACCGAACCCGTCGAAGGAGGCTCACCCAAGGTCACCGAGTACGTCTACGACGTCGACGGCAACCGTCTGATCGCCCGGACTCCCACCGAGACCACGCTCTACCTCGGAAACACCGAGATCACGGTCGCCAAGGGCAGCAGTACACCCCGCGGCACCCGTTACATCGACCTCGGCGGAGGACACACAGCCGTCCAAGAGGACGACGGCACGGTTTCCTTCACCACGGCGGACCACCACGGCACAGCCCTGCTCGCCATCGAGGCGACCACCCAGAAGCTGACCCAGCGCCGCACTCTTCCCTTCGGCGGAATCCGGGGTGAGGAACCGGTCGACTGGCCAGGTACCAAGGGCTTCGTCGGCGGCACACAGGACATCTCCACCGGCCTGACGCACCTGGGCGCCCGTGAGTACGACCCGTCCACGGGCCGCTTCCTCTCGGTCGACCCGATCATGGACCTGACCGACCCGCAGCAGATCAACGGCTATACGTACAGCAACAACAACCCGCTCACCTTCTCCGACCCGTCGGGTCTGTACTGCGACGGATGCAGCGTCAACAATCCGGACTCCGTCTGGCACCCGAGCAAGGGCAACGGACCGGGCTGCACGCACTACACCTGTTATGACCAGGACGGCAACGACCTGGCGGGCGGGTCCGGCGGAGGCGGGGAGTCCACCAGCTCGCCGGCGGTGACGATCAACGTCACCGAGAAGAACGGCGCGGTCTTCATCGAGAACATCCAAGTACCGGCCGCGCGGGAGCTGGCGGCAAGGTTCCCGCAGTATGAGGAAAGGGAGCAACAACTCAAAGCCTGGGCGGATCTCAAGTGCTTCGACCCGGACACCTCACCGGAGGCGTTCTGCAACGCGGCCGAGTCCCTCGGCCTCGTCAACCGTGACAGGACTCCCTTTTCCAAGTTTGTCGTGGCGCTGGTGGCTCCCGATTTCGACGCGTGGAAGAGCTGTATCGGCGGCGAAAGCATCAAGAGTTGCGGTCGGGCTGCGCTGGATCTGCCCTGGGGGCGGGTGTTCAAGGGCGCGAAGCTTTTGAAGTGTTCCGCGAACAGCTTCACCTCCGGTACCGAAGTCCTGATGGCGGACGGCAGCAGGAAACAAATCGAGGACGTTGAAATCGGTGACCAGGTCCTGGCGACGGATCCGGTGACGGGGAAGACCGAGGTGAAGACGGTCACCGCCGAGATCACCGGCGAGGGCCCGAAGAACTTGGTGACGCTCTCCATCTCCGTGGACGGGGAGGAGGTGAGGGTCACCGCGACGGACGGCCACCCGTTCTGGGTGCCTGGCCTCGACGAGTGGATTGACGCCGGTCGGCTGACCGTCGGCCAAGAACTGCACACGGTCAGCAGAAAGACCGTGCGCATCACTGGCATCGCCCTGACGCAACGTCCGGCCGTCGTCCACAACCTGACTGTCACCGACCTGCACACGTACTATGTGCTGGCGGGCAAGACGCCGGTACTCGTTCACAACAGCAACTGCGACATCCTGCCAACGCCAAGCGTCTCTGATTCCAAGCTTCAGAACTTGGTTGACGATCTCTATAAGGGGACGACTAATACGGCCCGAACTGGAGATGGTACGACGATGTCGGCGATTCGCGAGGAGCTCAGCTCAGGTCAACTCGTACATGGCCGCAACCATGTAGCCAAGGGGAACCAGTACGCCAAGGCGCTGAATAAGTGGATTTCAAGGAATCACAGAGACGGCGACCCGCACGACTTGATCGTGGCGAGAAGCCTACTTGCCGACCTCAAGTCGGCCCTCGCAGGGAATTGA